Sequence from the Acidimicrobiales bacterium genome:
AGCCTGGCCGGGATGGCCGCCGCCGGGCCGGTCGCCGTGTTCCCCCTCATCCATGGCCCGCTCGGCGAGGACGGCACCCTGCAGGGCCTGCTCGAGTTGGCCGACGTGCCGGACGTCGGGAGCGGCGTGCTGGGCTCGGCGCTGGCCATGGACAAGTTGGCCGCCAAGGAGATCCTGGCCCACCACGGGATTCCCCAGGTCCGGTACCGGGGACTCCATGTCGACCGCCTCGGCGAACCCGGGTCGGACGGCCGCCGGGCACTGCTGAAGGGCCTGCTCATGGACCTCGGCCCCACAGTGTTCGTGAAACCGGCCAACATGGGCTCCTCGGTCGGGGTATCGCGGGCATTCGACCCGGCCTCGCTGGATACCTCCCTGGCCACTGCCGCCACCTACGACGAGTGGATCCTCGTCGAGGAGGCGGTGGCGGGTCGGGAGATCGAGTTCGCCGTGCTCGGCGGCAGGACCCCGCAGGTCTCGGGGCCCGGCGAGATCAGGCCGGGCGACACCTTCTACAGCTACGTGGACAAGTACGAAACCGACGCCGCCGAGCTCATCGACGATCCCGACCTGGAACCGGCGACCGTGGTCGGCTTCCAGGAACTCGCCGCCAGGGCCTTCGTCGCCCTGCGGTGCTCGGGCATGGCCCGGGTCGACTTCTTCCTCGCCGACGACGGCCGCATGCTCCTGAACGAGATCAACACGATCCCCGGCTTCACCTCGATCTCGATGTACCCGCGGCTCTGGCTGAAGGCCGGTCTGTCGTACGGAGGACTCATCGACCGGCTGGTCGACCTGGCCGTCGAGCGCCACACCCGCCGGCGGCGCAACACCGGCCGCTAACCGGACCCGCCTCAGGCCACCGGGTCCAGGGACGCCCTCAGGAACCGCAGCAGCTCGCTCCGACGTTGTACGACGGGCCGCAGAGTCGGGCCCACACCGGCCACCCGGAGCACCTCGATCTCGGTGGCCACCCCGACCACCGTGGAGTACGCGCTCAGCAGCAGCAGCTGGGCGTCTGTCCGCCGCATCCGGCCGGCGGCCATCTCCGCCTCGATCCACAACCGGGCCCGGGCCATCAGCGGTTCCAGGTGGCCTCGCAGGCGTTGGGCCCCGGGCGAGTTGGGACGGCTCACCTCGCGCAGCAACCCGAGCAGGACCGGTTGTTCGAGCGCCACCCGGAACACGGCCCTCACCAGGGCATCCACCCGCTCCCAGTCCTTCTGGCCTCCGACCAGCACCTGGTCCAGCGCCCCGGTGAGGTGTTCGGCGCAGCGGTCCACCACGGCGTTGAGCAGGCCGCGCTTTGATACGAAGTGGTACAGGATCGTCTGCTTGCGTATGCCCAGCCCGGCCGCCAGGTCGTCCAGCGAGGTGCCGTCGTAGCCGGCCGTGCCGAAGGAGGCTAGGGCGGCGTCCAGCACCCGTCCCTTGGTGCCCCCGCGGGCCTCGCTCGACGCCACCCGACCACCGTAGTCCATAATTCTACCATCTGGTAAGGAGCCTGACCATCTGGTAGAATTATGGGCGTGATACCCCAGAACCTGGCCGGGCGCCGCATCGCAGTCACCGGCAGCACCGGATTTCTGGGCACCGCCCTCGTCGAACGCCTGCTGCGCTCGGCCCCGGGCTGCGAGCTGCTCCTGATCGTCCGTCCGGGCCGCCGTGGAGCCACCCGCCGCGTCGAACGGGACATCTTCCGCAACGACGCCTTCGACAACCTGAGAGCCGACCTGGGAGCCGATGGCTTCGCCGAGATGCTGGCACGTCGGGTGACCGCTGTGGCCGGCGACGTGACCACCGACGGCCTCGGACTGGACGCAGACGGACGCGCCGACCTGGCATCCTGCGACATCGTCATCCACTCGGCGGCGGTTGTGAGCTTCGACTCGCCCCTGGACCAAGCCGTCGAGGTCAACCTGCTTGGCCCGGTCAGGGTCGTCGAGACCCTGGCGGACCTGGGCGTCGCCCCCCACCTGGTGGCCGTCTCCACCTGCTACGTGGCCGGGAGCCGACGTGGAAGCGCCCCCGAGGAACCGGTCGACGCCTCGACGTTCTTCGTCGGCGTGGACTGGCGAACCGAGGTGGATGCAGCCCGCCGGATCCGCCTCGACACCGAGACGGAGAGCCGGACCCCGGAACGCCTCCAGGGCTTCCGGAGCGAGGCACACGGCGAGTTGGGCGCCGCCGGCACCCCCAGCCTTGCCGCCAAGACCGAACAACTCCGCTCCCGCTGGGTCGACGACCGGATGGGGGAGGCCGGGGTTGCCCGTGCCACCTCCCTGGGCTTCCCCGACGCCTACGCCTACACCAAGGCGCTCGGAGAGATAGCCGTCGCCGAGAGCGCCGGCGACGTGCCCGTCAGCGTCGTGAGGCCCGCCATCATCGAATCGGCGCACTCGGAGCCCTACCCCGGTTGGATTCGGGGCTTCCGCATGGCCGAGCCCGTCATCATCTCGTACGCCCGGGGCCTGCTGAAGGAGTTCCCCGGCGTCCCCGAGGGCACGGTCGACGTGATGCCCGTCGACTTCGTGGTGGCCGCCATCTGCGCCGTAGCCGCCCGCGGACCCCTCGGCCCCGACGACGGCACCGACATCGTGCAGGTGGCTTCGGGCAGCGTTAACCCGCTGCGCTACGGGCACCTGGTGGACATGGTGCGGGAGTGGTTCACCGAGCACCCCATCTACGACGACTTGGGCCAGCCCATCGCGGTCCCCGAGTGGTCCTTCCCGGGCCGCGGTCGGGTCAAGAAGCAGTTGGAGAGGGCGGCCACGACACTGGACCGGGCGCAGAAGGTGTTCGAGGTGCTGCCTGTCCGGGGCCGACAGGCCGAGGTGGGGGCGCGCCTGGAGGAACAGCGCGACCTGATCCGCCGGGCCGAGGGCTACGTGGACCTGTACGGCGCCTACGCCGAATGCGAGGCCATCTACGGGCTAGACAACCTGCTCGGCCTGTGGGACTCGCTGGACGACGCCGATCGGGCCACCTTCTGCTTCGACCCCCGGATCATCGACTGGAACCGCTACGTACCCGACATCCACCTGCCGTCGGTCGTGAAGGCCGGCCGGGTCCCGATGAAGCCCCCGGCCCGGGGTGGCGAGAGCCGGTCGGCCCGCCTCCGCCGGCAGGTCCTGGCGCCCGAAAGGCACCTCGTCGCCTTCGACCTCGAGAACACACTCATCGCATCCAACGTCGTCGCCTCCTACGCCTGGCTGGGAAGTCGCCACCTCCGCGGACGCGACCGAGCCCGCTTCGTGGCCGGCCTGGTGGCCGAGGCCCCGACCCTGCTCTCGCTCGACAAGAAGGACCGCAGCGACTTCCTCCGCCACTTCTACCGTCGCTACGAGGGCGCTCCGGTCGACCAGATCGCCGCGGACTCCGTCGAGCAGTTCAGCGAGTTGATCCTGGCCAAGTCGTTTCCGGCGGGCATCCGTCGGGTCCGCCAGCACAGGGCTCTCGGCCACCGGACCGTCCTCATCACAGGAGCCCTCGACTTCGTCGTCGAGCCCTTCCGCCCCCTGTTCGACGACATCGTGTCGGCCAAACTGGGCGTGGTCGACGGCACCTACGACGGTCGCATGACCGCCGTGCCACCCACCGGCGAGGCCCGCTACCAGGCACTCGTGGACCATGCCGCGGCCCACGACATGGACCTGCGGGAGTCGGTGGCCTACGCCGACTCTGCCAGCGACCTGCCCATGCTGGAAGCGGTCGGCTTCCCGGTGGCGGTCAACCCGGAGACCCGACTCGCCAGCATCGCCCGCAAGCGCGGCTGGCTGGTAGAGGACTTCCGCAAGTCACCCGGCATGCGACGCAGCCTCCTGCCGCTGGCCCCTGCGAGGAGCGCCGCCCGATGAAGGCCCTGCAGTTCCGACGCAACCTCCCCCGCTACGCAGCCGCCCGGCTGGCCGGCGGGTTCGTCCCCGGTCGCGGTGCCTCGGCCGGGCCCCTCAGCCTGGTCGACATGGATCCCCCCACCGCTCCCGGCCCCGACTGGGTACGCGTCCGCCCCCGGCTCTCGGGAATCTGCGGCTCGGACCTGGCAACCGTGGACGGTAGGTCGGCCCGCTACTTCGAACCCCTGGTCTCCTTCCCGTTCGTTCCGGGCCACGAGGTGGTCGGCGACCTGGACGACGGCACCCGGGTGGTCCTGGAGCCGGTGTTGGGCTGCGTGAGCAGGAACCTCCATCCGGCCTGCCAGTCCTGTGCCGACGGTCGGCTGGGCAACTGCGAGCACACCTCCTTCGGGGACCTGGAGCCCGGCATCCAGACCGGCTCCTGCCACGACACGGGCGGAGGCTGGGCCACGGCCTTCACGGCCCATCGGTCCCAGCTGCACGCCGTTTCCGTCGACATGGACGACGCTGCGGCTGTCATGGTCGAACCCACGGCCTGCGGTGTCCACGCGGCCCTAGCGGCCCATGTACCCAACGGTGGCGTAGTAGTCGTCCTCGGCGCTGGGACGCTCGGACAGGTCACCCTGGCCGCCCTGCGCGCACATACCGCTCCCCGCACCATCATCGCCACCGCCCGCTATCCCGAGCAGCGGCGCATGGCGGGCCTCCTGGGCGCCGACCTGGTGATCGCCCCCGACGAGGTCAGGCGGGCGGTCAGACGTGCCACCGGCAGCCGGGCCATCGGGGCACCGACCGTCGGCGGGCCCCGGGATGGCGTGGTGGACCGCCTCACCGGGGGCGCCGACGTGGTCGTGGACTGCGTCGGCTCCTCGGCCAGCCTCTCCGACGCCCTGGCAGTGGTCAGGCCACGGGGCCGAATCGTGCTCGTCGGCATGCCGGCCGAGGTCACCCTGGAGCTGACACCGCTGTGGCACCGCGAGGTGGAGCTGGTCGGCGCCTACACCTACGGCACCGAGACCCTCGCCGACGGCGCAGAGAGCCGCACCTTCGACCTGGCCACCGACCTGGTACGCGACGCCGACCTGGGTCGGCTGGTGACCGCCACCTACCCGCTGACCCGCTACCGCGACGCCCTCGAACACGCTGCGGCTGCCGGCCGACGGGGTGCCGTGAAGATCGCCTTCGACCTCCGCGATGAGAAGGAGCGCAACGACCTGTGAGCAACGGACGCCACCTCGCCCCCCGGCCCGGCTTCGTCCTCGACGTCGACCGGAACAGCCCGCCCATCGTGTTCCACCACGGCGAGGGCTTCCGCCTGGAGAAGCTTCCGCCCGGGCGGTCCCGGGTCATCTACCCGGCCGAACCCCTGGAGGGCCTGGCCGACCCCGACGGCGCCATCCGCCACGCCCTTGCCAACCCGCTCGGCGACTCCGAGCCGCTCCGCGCCCTGCTGCACTCCGGGATGAAGCTCACGATCGCCTTCGACGACATCTCCCTCCCACTCCCGCCGATGCGCCGCCCGGACATCCGCCAGCGGGTCATCGAGGCGGTGCTGGACGTGGCCGCCGAGGCCGGGGTGGACGACGTCCACCTCATCGCCGCCCTGGCCATCCACCGGCGCATGACCTCCGACGAACTCCGGCACGCCGTCGGCGACCGGGTGTACGACGCCTTCGCCCCCGACGGTCGCCTCTACAACCACGATGCCGAGGACCCGGACGGCATGGTGGTGCTGGGCGAGACGCCCCACGGCGAGGACGTGCAGTTCAGCCGGCGGGCCGCCGAGAGCGACCTGTTGGTATACGTCAACATCAACCTGGTGGCCATGGACGGAGGCCACAAGAGCACCGCCACCGGCCTGGCCGGCTACACCGGCCTCCGGCACCACCACAACGTCCACACGATGTCCAACTCCCGCTCATTCATGGACCAGGAGAACTCGGCCCTGCACGCATCGAACTGGCGGATGGGCAAGGTCCTCCGGGATGCCGGCGTAAAGATCTTCCAGATCGAGACCACGGTCAACAACGACACGTTCGGACGCCAGGGCCCGCTCGCCCTACTCCAGAAGCGTGA
This genomic interval carries:
- a CDS encoding HAD-IB family phosphatase, encoding MIPQNLAGRRIAVTGSTGFLGTALVERLLRSAPGCELLLIVRPGRRGATRRVERDIFRNDAFDNLRADLGADGFAEMLARRVTAVAGDVTTDGLGLDADGRADLASCDIVIHSAAVVSFDSPLDQAVEVNLLGPVRVVETLADLGVAPHLVAVSTCYVAGSRRGSAPEEPVDASTFFVGVDWRTEVDAARRIRLDTETESRTPERLQGFRSEAHGELGAAGTPSLAAKTEQLRSRWVDDRMGEAGVARATSLGFPDAYAYTKALGEIAVAESAGDVPVSVVRPAIIESAHSEPYPGWIRGFRMAEPVIISYARGLLKEFPGVPEGTVDVMPVDFVVAAICAVAARGPLGPDDGTDIVQVASGSVNPLRYGHLVDMVREWFTEHPIYDDLGQPIAVPEWSFPGRGRVKKQLERAATTLDRAQKVFEVLPVRGRQAEVGARLEEQRDLIRRAEGYVDLYGAYAECEAIYGLDNLLGLWDSLDDADRATFCFDPRIIDWNRYVPDIHLPSVVKAGRVPMKPPARGGESRSARLRRQVLAPERHLVAFDLENTLIASNVVASYAWLGSRHLRGRDRARFVAGLVAEAPTLLSLDKKDRSDFLRHFYRRYEGAPVDQIAADSVEQFSELILAKSFPAGIRRVRQHRALGHRTVLITGALDFVVEPFRPLFDDIVSAKLGVVDGTYDGRMTAVPPTGEARYQALVDHAAAHDMDLRESVAYADSASDLPMLEAVGFPVAVNPETRLASIARKRGWLVEDFRKSPGMRRSLLPLAPARSAAR
- a CDS encoding D-alanine--D-alanine ligase; this translates as SLAGMAAAGPVAVFPLIHGPLGEDGTLQGLLELADVPDVGSGVLGSALAMDKLAAKEILAHHGIPQVRYRGLHVDRLGEPGSDGRRALLKGLLMDLGPTVFVKPANMGSSVGVSRAFDPASLDTSLATAATYDEWILVEEAVAGREIEFAVLGGRTPQVSGPGEIRPGDTFYSYVDKYETDAAELIDDPDLEPATVVGFQELAARAFVALRCSGMARVDFFLADDGRMLLNEINTIPGFTSISMYPRLWLKAGLSYGGLIDRLVDLAVERHTRRRRNTGR
- a CDS encoding nickel-dependent lactate racemase is translated as MSNGRHLAPRPGFVLDVDRNSPPIVFHHGEGFRLEKLPPGRSRVIYPAEPLEGLADPDGAIRHALANPLGDSEPLRALLHSGMKLTIAFDDISLPLPPMRRPDIRQRVIEAVLDVAAEAGVDDVHLIAALAIHRRMTSDELRHAVGDRVYDAFAPDGRLYNHDAEDPDGMVVLGETPHGEDVQFSRRAAESDLLVYVNINLVAMDGGHKSTATGLAGYTGLRHHHNVHTMSNSRSFMDQENSALHASNWRMGKVLRDAGVKIFQIETTVNNDTFGRQGPLALLQKREWEWSARDRMQFLAMKAGLDLMPNGAKRRAFSGWQAPYALTSVQAGEVEAVHEVTTANVYRQQLVAVEGQTDVLTMGLPYICPYNVNSIMNPILVMCLGLGYFFNLYRGRPLVREGGVLIMSHPTPWEFHPVHHPSYIDFFEQVLADTTDPAEIERKYEKQFAEDEWYIHLYRNSYAYHGVHPFYMWYWGTHALEHLGRVVIVGGDPAAVRRMGFQPASTLQDALEMASDVVGPQPTITHLKNPPIFMADVT
- a CDS encoding zinc-binding dehydrogenase, which gives rise to MKALQFRRNLPRYAAARLAGGFVPGRGASAGPLSLVDMDPPTAPGPDWVRVRPRLSGICGSDLATVDGRSARYFEPLVSFPFVPGHEVVGDLDDGTRVVLEPVLGCVSRNLHPACQSCADGRLGNCEHTSFGDLEPGIQTGSCHDTGGGWATAFTAHRSQLHAVSVDMDDAAAVMVEPTACGVHAALAAHVPNGGVVVVLGAGTLGQVTLAALRAHTAPRTIIATARYPEQRRMAGLLGADLVIAPDEVRRAVRRATGSRAIGAPTVGGPRDGVVDRLTGGADVVVDCVGSSASLSDALAVVRPRGRIVLVGMPAEVTLELTPLWHREVELVGAYTYGTETLADGAESRTFDLATDLVRDADLGRLVTATYPLTRYRDALEHAAAAGRRGAVKIAFDLRDEKERNDL
- a CDS encoding TetR/AcrR family transcriptional regulator encodes the protein MASSEARGGTKGRVLDAALASFGTAGYDGTSLDDLAAGLGIRKQTILYHFVSKRGLLNAVVDRCAEHLTGALDQVLVGGQKDWERVDALVRAVFRVALEQPVLLGLLREVSRPNSPGAQRLRGHLEPLMARARLWIEAEMAAGRMRRTDAQLLLLSAYSTVVGVATEIEVLRVAGVGPTLRPVVQRRSELLRFLRASLDPVA